In Notolabrus celidotus isolate fNotCel1 chromosome 10, fNotCel1.pri, whole genome shotgun sequence, one DNA window encodes the following:
- the LOC117820708 gene encoding polypeptide N-acetylgalactosaminyltransferase 5 — translation MMKVRRYLRGSGRVLGFVFIASVVWLLLDMAALRISLNDQTGQLLKEQVIKERHLFKQQSRVTQQMRRGFKHPVQRIDLAATETELGLLNSSNKLSHVYRQGGKKQEQMFGDKKVNSVLHKGDSLTKADKPKASEQKEEGALKIVTPKQGDPAKKKAVNWDLNGQKVEQVHNDSNKVEAIKTKVPPVVQENKNALFPTPKKGPGQNENAVEIPLHKADSKKKIKDEAESMTETKASQHKVEDSHPSKATLEPPHKDVKDKGVKPKAEDNKVETFAKGDLNAVEETLKPTIKVQAGKDFKKEPKVVKKSGLHKVLSMDVTNAPRDAHAVGQFGQAANVASAENVEVRKRWDEGHFNVYLSDQIPVDRAIPDTRPDTCVKNLVHNDLPSTSVIFCFVDEVWSTLLRSVHSVLNRSPPHLLTEIILVDDFSTRDYLKEKLDKYMSKFPKVRIIRLNERQGLIRARLAGAAVAKGEVLTFLDSHVECNVGWLEPLLERVYQDPRKVPCPVIEVINDKDMSYMFVDNFQRGIFKWPLVFGWSPVPEDYIKKNNMTESDPIRCPVMAGGLFSIDKKYFYELGAYDPGLDVWGGENMEISFKIWMCGGEIEIIPCSRVGHIFRGKNPYKFPKDRQKTVERNLARVAEVWLDEYKDLFYGHGYHHLLGKKFIDVGNLTDQIELRKKLQCKSFKWYLDNVYPDMDAPLVKADGLVFNRGLRKCLSLQKNTLLFETCDLSKRSQHFNYTWTRHIQHQDLCIAPHYKGNGFTLQPCESTKSELSWVHRSSKTAMGEHLIAKSVALHMCLEAGPKGDTFHLNSCDSSNSFQKWQFTHYYAQWFD, via the exons ATGATGAAGGTTAGGAGATACTTGAGGGGGAGTGGGAGGGTCCTGGGGTTTGTGTTCATTGCCTCTGTCGTTTGGCTGCTCCTGGACATGGCAGCACTTCGCATATCACTAAACGATCAGACTGGTCAGCTGCTGAAGGAGCAAGTGATAAAAGAGAGGCATCTTTTCAAACAGCAGTCCAGGGTGACACAGCAGATGAGACGGGGCTTTAAACACCCAGTTCAGAGGATAGACTTGGCTGCTACAGAGACGGAATTAGGACTACTCAATTCAAGCAACAAACTCAGCCATGTGTACAGACAGGGTGGCAAGAAACAGGAACAAATGTTTGGAGATAAAAAGGTTAACTCTGTACTGCACAAAGGAGATTCTCTAACAAAGGCTGACAAACCAAAAGCTTctgaacaaaaagaagaaggtgCCTTAAAAATTGTTACCCCAAAGCAGGGTGATCCTGCAAAGAAAAAAGCAGTAAACTGGGACCTAAATGGGCAAAAAGTAGAGCAAGTCCATAATGACTCTAATAAAGTAGAGGCAATTAAAACCAAAGTGCCACCTGTTGTTCAGGAAAACAAGAATGCACTGTTTCCAACCCCAAAGAAGGGACCAGGACAAAATGAAAATGCAGTGGAAATTCCTCTACACAAAGCtgattcaaagaaaaaaatcaaggaTGAAGCTGAGAGCATGACTGAAACTAAAGCCAGTCAGCACAAGGTGGAGGATTCACATCCTTCAAAAGCAACACTTGAACCTCCACACAAGGATGTGAAAGACAAGGGGGTGAAACCTAAAGCAGAGGACAACAAGGTGGAGACGTTTGCCAAAGGTGATCTGAATGCAGTGGAGGAAACCTTGAAACCCACTATCAAGGTTCAAGCAGGGAAGGACTTCAAAAAAGAACCCAAAGTTGTGAAGAAGTCAGGTCTCCACAAAGTGCTCTCTATGGATGTTACAAACGCTCCCAGAGACGCCCATGCAGTCGGCCAGTTTGGCCAGGCGGCAAATGTAGCCAGTGCTGAAAATGTGGAGGTGAGGAagagatgggatgaaggacatTTTAATGTATACCTAAGCGACCAGATCCCAGTGGACCGAGCCATTCCAGACACGAGGCCTGACAC GTGTGTAAAGAATCTTGTCCACAATGACTTGCCATCCACAAGTGTGATTTTCTGTTTCGTGGATGAAGTGTGGTCCACGCTCCTCCGTTCGGTGCACAGTGTGCTAAACAGATCTCCTCCACACCTCCTCACAGAGATCATTCTGGTGGATGATTTCAGTACCAGAG ATTATCTGAAGGAGAAGCTGGATAAGTACATGTCCAAGTTTCCCAAAGTACGAATCATTCGTCTGAACGAGCGCCAGGGCCTGATCAGGGCCAGACTGGCTGGAGCTGCTGTAGCCAAAG GTGAGGTCCTTACCTTTCTCGACTCCCATGTTGAATGTAATGTTGGCTGGCTGGAGCCGCTTCTGGAGAGAGTCTACCAGGATCCCAGGAAGGTGCCCTGTCCTGTTATTGAAGTCATCAATGATAAGGACATGAG TTACATGTTTGTTGACAACTTCCAAAGAGGTATTTTCAAATGGCCTCTGGTGTTTGGCTGGAGCCCAGTGCCAGAGGACTACATAAAGAAGAATAACATGACTGAATCAGATCCAATCAG ATGTCCAGTTATGGCTGGAGGCCTTTTCTCCATAGACAAAAAATACTTCTATGAACTTGGCGCGTATGATCCTGGCTTGGATGTGTGGGGTGGTGAGAACATGGAGATTTCATTTAAG ATCTGGATGTGCGGAGGGGAAATCGAGATCATCCCCTGCTCTAGAGTTGGGCATATCTTCCGTGGAAAGAATCCCTACAAATTcccaaaagacagacagaagacaGTAGAGCGTAACCTGGCAAGGGTGGCTGAAGTCTGGCTGGATGAGTATAAGGACCTTTTCTACGGCCACGGCTACCACCACCTGCTGGGGAAAAAGTTTATTGACGTCGGCAACCTCACTGACCAGATTGAACTGAGGAAGAAGCTCCAGTGCAAGAGCTTCAAGTGGTACCTGGATAACGTGTATCCAGACATGGACGCTCCCTTAGTGAAAGCAGATGGCCTG GTATTTAATCGTGGATTAAGGAAGTGCCTCTCTCTACAGAAAAACACTCTGTTGTTTGAGACGTGTGATCTCAGTAAGCGG AGTCAGCACTTTAACTACACCTGGACAAGGCACATTCAGCACCAGGATCTATGCATAGCACCACATTACAAGGGCAACGGCTTTACTTTACAGCCCTGTGAAAGCACTAAGTCTGAGCTCAGCTGGGTCCACAGATCATCTAAGACTGCTATG gGGGAACACCTCATAGCAAAGTCTGTTGCCCTGCACATGTGCCTGGAGGCGGGGCCTAAGGGGGACACTTTTCACCTCAACTCGTGCGATTCCAGTAACTCTTTCCAAAAGTGGCAGTTCACTCACTACTACGCTCAGTGGTTCGACTGA
- the LOC117820300 gene encoding ermin-like: MEIDLSTIPPKPPRLPVQDNALASQVLEVIGGTALEAPQKLEESEVWSMEEGDDSVFYSDGEQPDEDIQVKTSGDFGPGHCVKRNSVAADEPCQQRKEGSANESIIGKETSELEKETTLQVILNEQDKQCQDLKKAEPTDHTDAAYPEAESDQNPEKSARSCGGSLSPNCLIADMQSPQEGNTHVEKANPLFDKEGVLVTQTPNLEPFDVANEGINTRLNGETGVPEQMPKAEVLMSGKKQQIQKDQKPEKDPKFSVPMGFHQDPSPGYASLPQPKKSGQQNPFDHLNASKYSTVSYRRIRRGNTRKKIEEFEYMMMNL; encoded by the exons ATGGAGATTGACTTAAGCACAATTCCTCCAAAGCCACCAAGGCTCCCAGTGCAGGACAATGCACTTGCCTCCCAGGTACTGGAGGTCATAGGTGGGACTGCTCTTGAGGCACCACAGAAACTGGAGGAATCTGAAGTGTGGTCGATGGAGGAGGGAGACGACTCTGTGTTTTACAGTGATGGAGAACAACCTGATGAGGACATTCAAGTGAAAACATCTGGGGATTTTGGTCCCGGACATTGTGTCAAAAGGAATAGTGTGGCAGCAGATGAACCTTGCCAACAGAGAAAAGAGGGCTCAGCTAATGAATCCATCATTGGTAAGGAAACTTCAGAGTTGGAGAAGGAAACAACTCTACAGGTCATTCTGAATGAGCAAGACAAGCAATGCCAAGATCTAAAGAAAGCAGAACCTACTGATCATACAGATGCTGCATATCCAGAAGCAGAGTCCGACCAAAATCCAGAGAAGTCCGCGAGGAGCTGTGGAGGATCTCTGTCACCTAACTGCTTGATTGCAGACATGCAGAGTCCGCAAGAAGGCAACACACATGTAGAAAAAG caAATCCCCTATTCGATAAGGAAGGTGTTCTTGTCACACAGACACCCAACCTTGAACCCTTTGATGTTGCTAATGAAGGGATTAATACAAGGCTGAATGGGGAGACAGGAGTCCCAGAGCAGATGCCTAAAGCTGAAGTGTTGATGTCAGGCAAAAAGCAACAGATTCAGAAAGACCAGAAGCCAGAAAAGGACCCAAAGTTCAGCGTCCCTATGGGGTTTCATCAAGACCCCAGCCCAGGCTATGCCTCCCTGCCTCAACCCAAGAAATCCGGTCAACAGAACCCTTTCGACCACCTCAATGCCTCCAAATACAGCACTGTGTCCTACCGCAGGATCCGCAGAGGCAACACACGCAAGAAGATAGAAGAGTTTGAGTACATGATGATGAATTTGTAA
- the cytip gene encoding cytohesin-interacting protein has protein sequence MQSTMNFNGLERRASQDNYIVDNTLRKKCSLWYRRSLRGNSDRPRQNTGSLPRVRKAKHSYSTSLVDYSDPQRTTIVLEKHDNETFGFEIQTYGLQVRDSSAVEMCTFVRKVQEDSAAESAGLTADDIIITINGASIEGLSHERVLDLIRESTNKLKVETVSGTVVKQIELEKKLNLLKLSLREKLVELQALTLQEKRLMRGNMNSSNHQLPLDCSAILNSPTGRYGCRFSSDSSFRSVMTDDSDQASVFGDLCSPSPCSAASTTDDGCFFSRDFSERGSSSRLSSSSSHHHPHHNQHPPLSRSSSSSLASSSSSLSSPSWDETRISSLFGTLPRKSRKASVRKHIFKLLPGLQRSVEEEETNTQ, from the exons ATGCAGTCCACCATGAATTTCAATGGACTTGAGCGCAGGGCCAGCCAAGACAATTACATTGTGGATAATACTCTGAGGAAGAAGTGTTCCCTATGGTACCGGCGCTCACTGAGGGGAAACAGTGACAGACCAAGGCAGAATACTGGCTCTCTGCCCAGAGTGCGCAAG gcaAAGCATTCCTACTCCACCTCACTGGTTGATTATTCAGACCCACAAAG GACCACAATTGTCCTTGAAAAGCACGACAATGAAACATTTGGATTTGAGATTCAG ACTTATGGGCTGCAGGTGAGGGACAGCTCTGCAGTGGAGATGTGCACGTTTGTGCGTAAGGTGCAGGAGGACAGCGCTGCTGAGAGTGCTGGTCTGACCGCAG ATGatatcatcatcactatcaacGGTGCCAGCATTGAAGGATTGTCTCATGAACGCGTACTTGACCTAATAAGAGAATCTACCAACAAGCTAAA GGTGGAGACTGTAAGTGGAACTGTAGTGAAGCAAATTGAGTTGGAGAAGAAGCTGAACCTGCTTAAG CTATCGCTACGTGAGAAATTGGTGGAGCTGCAAGCGCTGACATTACAGGAAAAGCGCCTCATGCGAG GTAACATGAACAGCAGCAACCACCAGCTCCCCCTGGACTGTTCAGCCATCCTAAACTCCCCCACAGGCCGCTATGGCTGCCGATTCTCCAGCGACAGCAGCTTCAGGAGCGTGATGACTGATGACAGTGACCAGGCCAGTGTGTTTGGGGACCTGTGCTCTCCCAGCCCCTGTAGTGCAGCCAGCACCACAGATGATGGCTGCTTCTTCTCCAGAGATTTCTCTGAGCGCGGCAGCTCCAGCAGGTTGTCATCAAGCTCCagccatcatcatcctcatcacaACCAACATCCACCACTCAGTCGCTCCAGCAGCTCCAGTTTggcctccagcagcagctctctctcctctccttcctggGATGAAACAAGGATCTCCTCCTTATTTGGTACCCTGCCCCGTAAAAGCAGGAAAGCCAGTGTTCGCAAGCACATCTTCAAGTTGCTTCCTGGACTTCAGCGAtcagtggaagaggaggagacgaaCACTCAGTGA